From the genome of Dehalococcoidia bacterium:
GTTATGCGAGGAATATTCGGTATTGGTTCTATTCCTACTTTTATGAGAATGCAATGTGGGCCATCTTTGACCAAGCATCGCTCTAGCTCTACAGCAAGTTCTGCACAGCTTTTGACGCTTGCAGTACTTGCATAACCTGAAGCCTGTGCAATTTCACCAATTGGAACAGATCTACTGATGGTAGGTTGTGCCCCTGTTGATTCGTACGATTCATTATCGAGCACAATATGAATAAAATTCCTCGGCTTCTCTGCAGCTACCAATGCCATGGTGCCCATGCTCATCAGTGCGCTACCGTCACCATCCAGAACAAAGAATTTCCTGTGTGGGTGTAATTTCGCGAGACCCAAGCCAAAAGACGACAGCAATCCCATAGAGCCAATCATATAAAAATTACCCAAGCGATCCTGATGATAAAAAAGCTCACGGGATATCATCCCAGTCGTACTTATCACAGCATCTGTTTCTTTTACGCAGGACATTAAAGTCTTTATTGCTTCATACCTAGAGTTCAATTAAATACCCCGGGGGGAACAAGTAAGGCACCAGGCTTTTGCTGTATTTCAATAGACTGTAGAAGCTCGTCGATTTTTTCATGATGCAGCTCTGTATCTAGAACTGCATACGGTATATCCAGAAGTTCAAGGAACGATGGCGTTTTTTCTCCCATGATCCAATGCTCCGGAGCATCCGATCCGTGGCCTCCGAATCCTCTCCAACCAATAATCAGCAAAATTGGTATCTCGTACATCAGACTGAATGACGTAAGAGGATTTATTACATTCCCTAGCCCGGAGTTTTGCATCACCACTGCGCCTTTTTGCCCAGAGAAATATGCTGCAGAGGCAACACCTAGTGCAGAGTCTTCCCTCGTTGCCGGGATGTAAGTCAGATGCGGATTAGAAGTGAGCGCGTTATAGGCAGGACCAAATGTAGAATCAGGGACACCTGCAAAAAATGTGTAATCCCTCGATACCATAAACTCCCAAAAGTCATTGCCACTAATAGTCAACGTACTCCTCTAATTTAATGAAGCTGCTAGCTCAGACTCAGCAATTTCAATATCCTGATTAGTATGGATTTCCATCCATCCCTGAGTGACTCCTAGCCCATGGACAGGGAAACCCCTACGTATAAGTTCTTGGATCATATCCGTGATAGAAGCCATTTCAAATGATCCTGATTCATGAAAAGAGCCTGTTTGTTTCTGGGTGCAGTCTTCGTAGGTTCTAATAAGTGCTTCGGCACCTTTTGCAGAAAAATAGCC
Proteins encoded in this window:
- a CDS encoding thiamine pyrophosphate-dependent enzyme, which encodes MNSRYEAIKTLMSCVKETDAVISTTGMISRELFYHQDRLGNFYMIGSMGLLSSFGLGLAKLHPHRKFFVLDGDGSALMSMGTMALVAAEKPRNFIHIVLDNESYESTGAQPTISRSVPIGEIAQASGYASTASVKSCAELAVELERCLVKDGPHCILIKVGIEPIPNIPRITYSPNEIRDRFRSFLMENTDG